In Gorilla gorilla gorilla isolate KB3781 chromosome 12, NHGRI_mGorGor1-v2.1_pri, whole genome shotgun sequence, the following are encoded in one genomic region:
- the DUSP11 gene encoding RNA/RNP complex-1-interacting phosphatase isoform X3 — MPEPPKWKDYLPVGQRMPGTRFIAFKVPLQKSFEKKLAPEECFSPLDLFNKIREQNEELGLIIDLTYTQRYYKPEDLPETVPYLKIFTVGHQVPDDETIFKFKHAVNGFLKENKDNDKLIGVHCTHGLNRTGYLICRYLIDVEGVRPDDAIELFNRCRGHCLERQNYIEDLQNGPIRKNWNSSVPRSSGFEDSAHLMQPVHNKPVKQGPRHNLHQIQGHSAPRHLHTQTQNLQQSVRKFSENPHVYQRHHLPPPGPPGEDYSHRRYSWNVKPNASRAAQDRRRWYPYSYSRLSYPACWEWTQ; from the exons AGTTTTGAAAAGAAACTTGCTCCAGAAGAATGCTTTTCCCCTTTGGATCTTTTTAACAAAATCCGAGAACAAAATGAAGAACTTGGACTGATTATTGATTTAACATATACTCAACGCTATTATAAACCAGAG GATTTGCCAGAAACTGTTccttacttaaaaatttttacagTTGGACATCAAGTGCCTGATGATGagactatttttaaattcaaacacGCTGTTAATgggtttttgaaagaaaataaagataatg ataaaCTTATTGGTGTCCACTGTACCCATGGTTTAAACAGGACTGGCTACCTCATTTGCAG ATATTTGATTGATGTAGAAGGCGTGAGGCCAGATGATGCAATTGAAT TATTCAATAGGTGCCGGGGACATTGCTTAGAAAGACAAAACTACATTGAAGACCTTCAGAATGGTCCTATCAGAAA GAATTGGAATTCCAGTGTACCCAGGTCAAGTGGTTTTGAAGACTCAGCACATCTCATGCAACCAGTCCACAATAAGCCTGTTAAACAAGGACCTAGGCATAATCTACATCAgatccaaggtcactcagctccTCGACATTTACACACCCAGACCCAAAATTTGCAACAATCAGTCAG aaAATTTTCAGAGAATCCACATGTTTACCAGAGACACCACCTCCCTCCTCCTGGTCCCCCTGGAGAGGACTATTCACACAGGAGGTATTCTTGGAATGTGAAGCCCAATGCCAGTCGGGCAGCCCAGGATAGAAGAAGGTGGTATCCTTACAGTTATTCCAGACTTTCCTATCCAGCCTGTTGGGAATGGACCCAGTGA